A region of Gemmatimonadota bacterium DNA encodes the following proteins:
- a CDS encoding GMC family oxidoreductase, whose protein sequence is MSGGWAAKELAERGLRTLVLEAGRMITPERDYLMDTPAYEFPYRGLGNPKETAEKFAIQRRSVGFSEATKQFFVDDRELPYNTAPGTDFSWLRSRVLGGRTLLWGRMAFRMSDLDFTANLRDGIGIDWPLRHADLAPWYEYVERFVGVSGEALGLDYLPDSHFLPPMQLTCAEEQVKAGLTKAYGGRRIMTIGRTAVLTQPIHGRAACHYCNSCERGCSTFSYFNSVHATLPAAMKTGRCTIRPFSIVHSLAYDDRTGKATGVRIIDANTHEAIELKAKVIFLCASTLESARILLNSATAGQPTGLGNASDQLGRNLMDHIKGAGASGRVEGLDDKTSFGRRPTGVYIPRFRNLDARSHQTDFIRGYGYQGGAGGRGPLWSSAAGTPGFGADFKRGLKHAIGGWGFSMSGFAECLPNPENRMQIDPTLKDAWGIPTLKISAKWGENELRLHKDMAEQAGEMLEAAGVKNVSINRGTPPPMGQTNHEMGAARMGRSPKTSVLNAWNQVWDAKNVFVTDGAAMVSSSCVNPSLTYMALTARAAAYAVSRLKRNEL, encoded by the coding sequence ATGTCCGGGGGCTGGGCGGCGAAGGAACTCGCCGAGCGCGGCCTCCGCACGTTGGTGCTGGAGGCCGGTCGGATGATCACGCCCGAGCGCGACTACCTGATGGACACGCCGGCGTACGAGTTCCCCTACCGCGGTCTCGGCAACCCAAAGGAGACCGCGGAGAAGTTTGCGATTCAGCGCAGGTCGGTGGGCTTCTCGGAGGCGACGAAACAGTTCTTCGTCGATGATCGCGAGCTGCCGTACAACACGGCGCCTGGGACCGACTTCTCGTGGCTCCGCTCGCGCGTGCTCGGCGGCCGCACGCTGCTCTGGGGGCGGATGGCGTTCCGGATGAGCGACCTCGACTTCACCGCCAACCTGCGTGATGGTATCGGCATCGACTGGCCGCTCCGTCACGCCGACCTCGCGCCGTGGTACGAGTACGTGGAGCGGTTCGTCGGCGTGTCGGGTGAGGCACTCGGGTTGGACTACCTCCCCGATTCGCATTTCCTCCCGCCGATGCAGCTGACGTGCGCCGAGGAACAGGTCAAGGCAGGACTGACGAAGGCGTATGGCGGCCGCCGCATCATGACGATCGGCCGCACCGCGGTGCTCACGCAACCGATCCATGGACGCGCGGCCTGCCACTACTGCAACAGCTGCGAACGCGGCTGCTCGACCTTCTCGTACTTCAACTCGGTGCACGCCACGCTGCCCGCGGCGATGAAGACGGGGCGCTGCACCATTCGCCCCTTCTCTATTGTGCACTCGCTGGCGTACGACGACCGGACCGGGAAGGCGACCGGTGTCCGGATCATCGACGCCAACACGCACGAGGCGATCGAGTTGAAGGCGAAGGTGATCTTCCTCTGCGCCTCGACGCTGGAGTCGGCGCGGATCCTCCTCAACAGTGCCACCGCAGGGCAGCCGACCGGCCTCGGCAACGCGTCGGACCAGCTCGGCCGCAACCTGATGGACCACATCAAGGGCGCTGGTGCGTCGGGGCGCGTCGAGGGGCTCGACGACAAGACCTCCTTCGGTCGGCGCCCGACCGGTGTCTACATCCCGCGCTTCCGGAATCTCGACGCGCGCAGCCACCAGACCGACTTCATCCGCGGCTACGGCTATCAGGGCGGCGCGGGCGGGCGCGGTCCGCTCTGGTCATCGGCGGCCGGGACGCCGGGCTTCGGCGCCGACTTCAAGCGCGGCCTCAAGCACGCCATCGGTGGCTGGGGCTTCTCCATGAGCGGCTTCGCGGAGTGCCTCCCGAACCCCGAGAATCGGATGCAGATCGATCCGACACTCAAGGACGCCTGGGGCATCCCGACGCTGAAGATCTCGGCGAAGTGGGGCGAGAACGAGCTCCGGCTGCACAAGGACATGGCGGAGCAGGCAGGCGAGATGCTCGAGGCCGCCGGCGTGAAGAACGTCAGCATCAACCGCGGCACGCCGCCGCCGATGGGGCAGACCAACCACGAGATGGGTGCCGCGCGGATGGGCCGGTCGCCGAAGACGTCGGTGCTCAACGCCTGGAACCAGGTGTGGGACGCCAAGAATGTCTTCGTGACCGACGGCGCCGCGATGGTCTCCTCCAGCTGCGTGAACCCGTCGCTCACCTACATGGCGCTGACGGCGCGTGCGGCGGCGTACGCCGTGAGCCGCCTGAAGCGGAACGAGTTGTAG
- a CDS encoding sugar phosphate isomerase/epimerase: MERRDFLAAAAAIPAFRLLPATNKLGDIGLATITVAKGMTEQPAKTLDAVAEIGYTEIGLSQLYGSTAPQIEEMLKQSGLHCPVLHLPWADLSDANFPAALERCHVLGARYLFCPSLPAPKWTTRAGITELAEVFNRQGAKARDEGVILGFHNHAAEFALVDGVPGLARFLDETDRELMQLELDCYWVTKAGQDPVAWLLRNPGRVPALHIKDMAMGGGFADVGAGTIDYRRIFRERKRAGVKHFLVEHDQPADELATARASYRYLRALRF; the protein is encoded by the coding sequence ATGGAACGGCGCGACTTCCTCGCGGCCGCCGCGGCGATTCCGGCGTTCCGCCTCCTGCCCGCGACGAACAAGCTCGGCGACATCGGCCTCGCGACGATCACCGTCGCCAAGGGGATGACGGAGCAGCCGGCGAAGACGCTCGATGCCGTCGCCGAAATCGGCTACACCGAGATCGGGCTGAGCCAGCTGTATGGCAGCACGGCGCCGCAGATCGAGGAGATGCTCAAGCAGTCGGGGCTCCACTGTCCGGTGCTGCACCTGCCGTGGGCCGACCTGAGTGACGCCAATTTCCCGGCGGCGCTCGAACGCTGCCACGTTCTTGGCGCGCGCTATCTCTTCTGCCCGTCACTGCCTGCGCCCAAGTGGACGACGCGGGCCGGGATCACGGAGCTGGCCGAGGTCTTCAATCGGCAGGGTGCCAAGGCGCGGGATGAAGGCGTCATCCTCGGCTTCCACAATCATGCCGCCGAGTTCGCGCTGGTCGATGGCGTGCCGGGCCTTGCGCGCTTCCTCGACGAGACCGACCGCGAGCTGATGCAGCTCGAGCTCGATTGTTATTGGGTCACCAAGGCGGGGCAGGATCCGGTGGCGTGGCTGCTCCGCAACCCGGGGCGGGTCCCGGCGCTGCACATCAAGGATATGGCGATGGGTGGCGGCTTTGCGGATGTTGGCGCGGGCACGATTGATTACCGCCGGATCTTCCGCGAGCGGAAGCGTGCCGGGGTGAAGCACTTCCTGGTCGAGCATGATCAGCCCGCGGATGAATTGGCGACGGCGCGGGCATCATATCGATATCTCCGCGCGTTGCGATTTTAA
- a CDS encoding TIM barrel protein produces MEPRPMATSRRTFLAASAATIAGISHANAIHAAPSAPRVGRLKQSVTRWTYGGMPYDEFCQMLVKLGFGGVDLVNPADWATVKKHGLKISTSNSTTRGDFISRGLNDRANHALILGELETVLPAAAKEGIPNVIAMFGNAGSISREDGIAACAEGLAKIAPLAEKVGVTVILEMLNSRVDHRGFQGDTSAYGIAVAEKVNSPRVRLLYDIYHMQISEGDIIRSIRTNGKYFAHYHTAGNPGRNEIGDTQELYYPAIAKAIADTGFQGWLAHEFSPRGDKEVALTEARDRCTV; encoded by the coding sequence ATGGAGCCCCGCCCGATGGCCACTTCCCGCCGCACCTTCCTTGCCGCTTCGGCGGCCACGATCGCCGGCATCTCGCACGCCAATGCCATCCACGCCGCACCGTCGGCGCCGCGGGTGGGCCGCCTGAAACAGTCGGTCACCCGGTGGACGTATGGCGGGATGCCCTACGATGAGTTCTGCCAGATGCTGGTGAAGCTCGGCTTCGGCGGGGTCGATCTCGTGAACCCGGCGGATTGGGCGACGGTCAAGAAGCATGGGCTCAAGATCTCGACCTCGAACTCCACCACCCGCGGCGACTTCATCAGTCGTGGGTTGAATGACCGGGCCAATCATGCGCTGATCCTGGGTGAGCTCGAGACGGTGCTGCCGGCCGCGGCGAAGGAGGGGATCCCGAACGTGATCGCGATGTTCGGCAACGCCGGCAGCATCAGCCGCGAGGACGGGATCGCGGCGTGCGCGGAGGGGCTGGCGAAGATCGCGCCGCTGGCGGAGAAGGTCGGGGTGACGGTGATCCTCGAGATGCTCAATTCGCGGGTCGATCACCGCGGCTTCCAGGGCGACACCTCGGCGTACGGGATTGCCGTCGCCGAGAAGGTCAACTCGCCACGCGTGCGACTGCTGTACGACATTTACCACATGCAGATCAGCGAGGGCGACATCATCCGCTCGATCCGCACCAACGGGAAGTACTTCGCGCACTACCACACGGCGGGGAACCCGGGGCGGAACGAGATCGGCGACACGCAGGAGCTCTACTATCCGGCCATTGCCAAGGCGATCGCGGACACGGGCTTCCAGGGGTGGCTGGCGCACGAGTTCTCGCCGCGCGGCGACAAGGAAGTGGCGCTAACGGAGGCGCGGGACCGGTGTACGGTGTAG